In Myxococcus virescens, the genomic stretch AGCACGCCATCAACACGGGCTGGGCGCCGCAGCGGTCAATCGCGCGGCCCCAGAGTGGCGCCGCCAGGATGCGGACGCCCGCCACTGACGCGGCATGCAGCGCCATGATGACGAAGGTCATCTCGAGGTTCTGGAGGCTGTGCAGCGCGAAGAAGGGCGCGGACACCCCCACCGCCGCGTTCCAGGCCACCTGGTAGGTGAGCACCCGGCGCGCGTTGCCATCCTTGAAAGGGACCAGCGCGCCCTTGAGCTCCAGGGGCGGGGTGGTGCCCGGGGGCGCCGGGTCGTGCTGCGAGGCCATGAACAGGGTGGTGACGATGCCCATGACGCACGCCCCCAACGCGAGCAGCGGCAGGGCCACGCCCACGCCGTCCGCGGGGCGCAGCCGGTCCATCAGGAGGCCCGCGCCGAGGGAGGCCAGCGTGCCCGCCAGCGTGGTGAGCGCGGTGCGGCGTCCGAAGAAGCGGCCCCGGACGGCGCGGGGCACCAGTTCCCCCATCCACGCCACCCAGGCGTTGTTGCCCACCACGCTCAACGCGGCGGAGACGCCGGCCACCGTCAACAGCAGGCGCTGCTGGGATTCGAAGGGCAGGCCCAGCCAGGGCAGCACCGCCAGGGGGAACATCACCACGCGGGACAGGCACACCGCGGTGAGGGCCACGCGCCGGTGACCGAAGAGGCCCGTCAGCCAGGCCGCGGGGAACTGCACGAACTGCGCGAAGAAGGGCAGGGCCGTCATCACGCCGACGAGGAAGGGCCCCAGCTTCAGCGCGATGGCCCAGGCGGTGAGCACCGTCGCGCCCGCGCACGCGGTGAAGACCTCCGAGAACATGCCCTCCACCACGGAGACGCCCAGCGTCCGGCGCAACCGTCCCTGATGGGGGCGGACCATCGGTCCGGGCCCGTCCGCGGGCGGTGCCCCCAGGAGCGGCGCCGTCGATCCAGGCAGGGACGCACCGGGGCGGAACAGCGGAACCGCGGAAGCAAGGGAGGCGAAGCTGAAGCTGCGGAGGAGCTGTCGACGGGAGGCTGCGCGGGTCACAGGTCCGCTCTCTGTCGCACGCTCCGCTGGGCCCTCTCAATCCACCCCCGGTGGGCCCCAGGGTGCTCGGCCGCTCTCCAGGCGGGAGCGGCGCGGCTGTCCCACATGCTCCGGCACCCGTTCGCGCCTGGCTGCTGGGCAGCGCTGGAATCAGGTGCAGTTCAAGCGGTCTTGAACTATATGAACGGACGAGGAGACGGCGCACTATGGATCTGGCTCGGGAGCTGACGGATTTTCTGGGGGCGGTGGAGCAGCGGCTTGGCAGCACCCTGGTGGATGGCGATGCCGGTCCGGACGTGAAGGGCGACACGCTGATGGAGGCGGCCCGCCACCTGTGCCTGGGCAGCGGCAGCAAGCGCGCGCGCCCCATGCTGGCGCGGCTGTTCGGCGGCGCGGTGGGCGTTCCGGCGGAGCGGCTGGTGGACGTGGCCGTGGCCGCGGAGCTCATCCATTCCGCCAGCCTGCTGCACGACGACGTGGTGGACGCGGGCATGTTCCGCCGGGGTCGGCCCACGGTGAACGCGCGCTGGGGCAACATCGTCGCGGTGATGAGCGGTGACCTCATCCTGTCCACGGGCCTGTACCAGCTGTCCCAGCTGGACGCGCGGCTGACGCGCAGCGCGCTGTCGGTCGTCTCCGAGATGACCCGCGCCGCCATCGCGGAGGTAGAGGCTCGCGGCGACCTGGACCTGCCGCTCAACCGGCTGCGCTTCATCGCCGAGGGCAAGACGGGCTCGCTGTTCGGCTGGTGTGGCAACGCGGCGGCGACGCTGGCGGAGCACCCCGAGGCGGTGGAACGTTTTGACGGCTTCGGGCGTCACCTGGGCGTGGCGTTCCAGATTGCCGACGACATTCGCGACATCCTGGGCACGGACGTGGGCAAGCCGCGTTACGCGGACGTGCACTCGCGCACGCCGTCCATGCCCATCCTCCTGGCGGTGGCCAAGGATGAGTCGCTGCGGCGCAAGCTGAAGGACGCGTGGGCGTTCTCGGCGATCACGCCCGATCGCACGAAGGAGATTGGCGCGGCCATCGAGGCCACGGGCGCCGTGGATGCCTCCATGGCGCGGATGAACGTCGAAATCGAGGCGGCGCTCGACAAGCTGGGCCACTTCGCCAAGGAGCCCGCGGGCGCGGAGCTGGTGAGCTGGGCGCGGAAGCTGTCGGCCGGCATCGCCGAACAAGTCCAGGGGCGCGCTGCATGAAAGGCTACCTGTGGACGGGGGGACCCGGGAGCCCTGCCTCGGAGGCGCCGCCAGCGGATGGCCGGCTGGCGCCCTGGGAAGCCATCGCGGTGGACGCGGTGGGCAATGTCATTGAGTTCTGGGGGTTCAAGCGCAACCAGGGGCGGGTCTGGGCCCTGCTGTACCTGCGCGGTGAGCCCCTGACGGCGGGAGAAATCGAGCGCGAGCTGGACCTGTCCAAGGGCGGGGTCTCCATGCTGCTGCGCGACCTGGAGCGCTGGGGCGTCATCCAGCGCGTGCGCCTGCCCCAGGACACCGTCTGGCGTTACGGCGCGGAGAACGACCTGGTCCGGATGGTGACGCACGTCATCGAGGAGCGCGAGGCGGGCTTCGTCGCGCGCATCCGCGCCGACCTGGCGGAGGCCCGGCGGCTGGCGGAGACCCAGTCGGGGCTGCCTCCGGACCGGCTTCAGCGACTGGAGAAGATGGCCACGCTGGCCGAGCACGTGGAGCGCGCGCTGCGGCTGTTCATCAAGACGTCCCGGCTGGATGTGTCCGGTGTGCTGTCCGTCTTCCGGGACGAGGCCACCGGTGCGCGCCGGGGCTCGAAGTAGTCTCAGTCAAAGGGGCGGACATGGATTCGCACTATGATCAGGTGATGAAGGCGCGTGCGGGCGCGGACCCGTCGGCCACGCGCCTGTACTTCGCATACTCGACCATCCTGGACCGCGCCGCGTTCGAGGAGTGGCGGTCCCAGCACAGCTACGACTTCTTCGAGCTGCCCGAGGGGCGGCTGGCCGAGGCCGTGGATGTGGATCTGGTCTATGACTTCCCGTCGCGCTGGTGGGGTGGGCGCGTCGCGGGGCTGACGGATTCCGCGGGCCAGAAGGTGTACGGCCGCCTGTTCGAGATTCGCGGCCAGGACTGGCCCATCATCCAGCACAAGGAAGGCTTCGTGACGAGCATGTGCGTGGAGCGGCCGGTGCGTGTGCGCGTGGATGGGCAGGAGCTGGAGGCCACGGCGTTCGTCACGAATCCGCGGCGTGCGTCGGCGGACGGTCCGGTCAGCACCCGTTTCGTGGACGCGCTGGTGCGCGGTGCCCAGGCCGCGGGCCTGCCAGCGGCCTACGTGGAGCGGCTGAAGCGCGGCGAGTAGCCCACGAGGGCGTTCCGTAAGCCCTCGGACAAAATCCAGCGAGGCGCTTTCCCTCCTCGCTGGGAGTGCACAGCTTGGGCAGCGCGTATGTTCTTCTTCTTCTCGAACCGGCTCGGCTGTATCGGCAGCATCCTGGTGTCGATCGCCCTGAGCGCGGTGCTCTACTTCCTGTTCATGCGCTGAGACCCAGCCCCTGGGCTCGGCTCACGGCTTGCCGTGCCACAGGTCGTCCGAGTCCTCGGAGTCCAGGGGATGGATGGTGATCTCGCGCCCATCCTTGTCGGGCGTGCTGCGCACCGCCTCCGTCTCGTCCGGCGTTCGAGGCGCCCGCTCCGAGAAGTTGTCGTTTTGAAGGTGGCGCTGACGCTGCTCACTGGTCCCGCCGTACCCTTCAATGATCCTCTTCTTCGTCATCCCCGTCCTCCTGGTGAGTCGATCGCCCAGAAGTAGGCTGGGGTCGGATGGAGGAGGGAGCAAGCGGCGTCGCCTGCTCGCCTGGTCTGCGGGCGGATGTGTCGGAGTCTGGCGGGGGAGTGCCTACATATACGAACCATCAGGTATTTTCAGGGCGGCCTGAGACCTTCGTTCCTACATGAACATCAGGGCAGGGGCCTGACGTGGCTGATCGGGATGGATTGCCTGTCTGGATGTTCAGTGGGGCGTGCGGTGGTCGGTTGGGCCGTGCCTACATGAACGAGCTATCAGGCATTTTGGGACTCATGATCGCGGTGCCGCTGTAGGTGGGTCTCAGTGGCACGCCGGGCCCTGGTTGCTCTCCATTTACTGATGACGTGTTCAGTGGGGCGAGTGCCCTCGATTGCACCAATGCTCACATGGGCGTGTGTTCAGTGTTGCGCGGGGTTCTGATCGCGGCCTGTTCACTGTTGATATGTTCAGTGAGCTGGCTGGCGCCCTGGTCGCAAATGCCTACATGACAGCGCGTTCAGTGGTGCGTATCGACCTGATTGAGGCTTGTGGCTGACTGGATGTTCAGTGATTCGGGTGCCGCCTGAAACAGCAATGCCTACATGTCCGTGCGTTCAGTGATGCCGCATGGCTGATCGCCGTCTTCGGCTGACTGGATGTTCAGTGATTTTTGGCACCCCATGTGTCGAGTCTACGGGCCTGCTCGGTCAGCGCCTGGCTGGTTCCCGTTCGCTGACTGGATGCCCAGTGAATTCAATGTGTATTTACTTGTGTCTGTGATTGATTTGTCTGTGATTGGTGTTTGTCTTTGAGGGGACGGGCAGGGGAGTCCGCGGTGATGCTGCGGCGAACGCCCCTGCGTCGAGGCATTGACTCAGCCCGGCGTGAACCACAACACGGACAACGGGGGCAGGGTGAGGGTGGCCGAAGCCGGCTGGCCATCCCAGCCCGTGGGCTCGGTGTGAATCTGGCCCATGTTGCCCAGGTTGGAGCCGCCGTACTGCTCGGCGTCCGTGTTGAGCAACTCCACGTAGCGGCCCTGGAACGGGAAGCCCACGCGGTAGTTCTCCCGCACCGTTGGCGACAGGTTGGCGATACACACCACATGTCGTCCTGGCTGACGCGCGCGCCGCACGAACGCGAACACGTTGTACGCGGCTGAGTCCGGCTGGAGCCACTGGAAGCCCATGGGCTCGCCGTCCGCATCGTGAAGCGCGGGCATGTCCCGGTAGATGCGGTTCAGGTCCGAGACCAGCTGAAGGATGCCGTGGTGCCCCGGGTCGTGCGTCAGGTGCCAGTCCAGGCTCTTGTCGTGGTTCCACTCGGCGGGCTGGCCGAACTCGCCGCCCATGAAGACGAGCTTCTTGCCTGGGTGCGCCCACATCCACGCGAACAGGGCGCGCAGGTTGGCGCGCTTCTGCCACGGGTCGCCCGGCATGCGCCCGTACAGGCTGCCCTTGCCGTGCACCACCTCGTCATGGCTCAGCGGCAGCATGAACTGCTCGCTGAACGCGTACAGCAGGCCGAAGGTGAGCTGGTTGTGGTGGTACTGCCGGTAGATGGGGTCTTTGGAGAAGTACGACAGCGTGTCGTGCATCCACCCCATGTTCCACTTGTAGTCGAACCCCAGCCCGCCTTCGGACACCGGCGCGGACACCTTGGGCCAGGCCGTGGACTCCTCGGCGATGACGACGACGCCCGGGTGCTTGCGGTGGACCGTTTCGTTCAGCTCGCGCAGGAAATGGATGGCCTCTTCGTTCTCCCGGCCGCCCCAGCGGTTGGGAATCCACTCACCCTGCTTGCGGCTGTAATCGAGGTAGAGCATCGACGCCACCGCGTCCACGCGCAGTCCGTCGATGTGGTACTCCTCGATCCAGAACAACGCATTGGCGATGAGGAAGTTGCGCACCTCATTGCGGCCGAAGTTGAAGACCAGCGTGCCCCAGTCCGGCTGCGCGCCCTTGCGCGGGTCCGCATGCTCATACAGGGCCGTGCCGTCGAACTGTCCCAGGGCGTGCAGGTCGCGCGGGAAGTGTCCGGGCACCCAGTCCACGAGCACCCCGATGCCTTCCTGGTGCATGTGGTCGATGAAGAAGCGCAGGTCATCCGGGTGGCCGAAGCGCGCGGTGGGAGCGTAGTAGCCACCCACCTGGTAGCCCCAGGAGCCGCCGTAGGGGTGCTCGGCCACGGGGAGCAGCTCGACGTGGGTGAAGCCGGTGAACTTGATGTACTCGGCCAGCGCCGGGGCCAACTCCCGGTACGTCATGGGCCGGTCGCCGTCCTCCACCACCCGGCGCCAACTGCCCAGGTGGACCTCGTACACGCTCCACGGCTGGTGATGGACGTCCCGCCGCTGCGCGCGTTGCTCCAGCCACGCCGCGTCGCCCCAGGTGTAGCGGGCCAGGTCGTGCACCACGGAGGCCGTGGCGGGGGGGACCTCGGTGCGAAAGGCGAAGGGGTCCGCCTTGAGGACGTTGGGCCCGCCCTGGCCGGGGCGAATCTCGAACTTGTACCGGGTGCCTTCGCCCACCTCGGGGACGAAGAGCTCCCAGATGCCGGAGGAGCCCATGCGGCGCATGGAGTGCAGCCGGCCGTCCCAGCCGTTGAAGTCACCGACCACGGACACGCCCGCCGCCGTGGGGGCCCACACCGCGAACGATGTGCCGCGCACACCGTGGTGGTGCAGCAGGTGCGCGCCCATGCGCTCCCAGAGGCGCTCGTGGCGGCCTTCACCGGCGTAATACAGGTCCATCTCCCCCAGGGTGGGGAGGAAGCTGTACGGGTCTCGAATCGTGAAGACGCGCTTGCCGGGGTACTCCACCTCCAGCAAGTAGTTGAACGTCTGGTCCTTGCCGTTGATGCGGGCCTCGTAGACGCCGCCCAGCCGGTGCGTCATCGCGACGCGACCGCCGGATTCTGGCAGCACGTGGATGGCCACGGCGTCCGGGCGGAAGGCGCGAATCACCACGCCATCCCCATCCGGGTGGATGCCCAGGACAGAGTGCGGCTCCGGATGCCTCAGCTCCACGACGCGCTGAAGCTCCGCGTCGACCTGGGCCTTGTCGGCTGGCTTCCTCACTTGGATGCCTCCATACGCAAGAGGGCCTGGAGGGGGATGCGCACCCAGTCGGGCCGGTTCTGCATTTCGTATCGCACTTCGTAGAGGAGTTTCTCCAACTCGAACGCACGCAGCATCACGTCGAAGCTGTCGTCGTCCGCGGGCAGGAAGGGCGCGCCGCGCGTCACCTGCCGGTACCCTTCCACGAAGGCGTCGCGGATGGTGCTGATGCGCTCGTGGGGTGTGCCACCCTCCAGCGCCACCGTCGCCTCCGCGTAGTCGAACGAGCGGATCATCCCCGCCACGTCGCGCAGCGCGCTGTACTTCTCCCGGCGGGCGGTGAAGGAGCGCGCGGGCTCGCCTTCGAAGTCGAAGATGAGCCACTGGTTGTTGGCGCGCAGCACCTGCCCCAGGTGGAGGTCGCCGTGGATGCGAATCTTCTGGCCGGAGGGCGGCACCTGCGCCAAGCGCTTCGCGTGCTCGATGAGGTCCTCGCGCCGGTTCTCCAGCTCCGGGTTCTGCCGGCTGGCGTCCGCCAGCGTCACGCCCAGCTCCCCGACGATGGAGGCGCTCCAGCGCTGGAGGTCCTCTTGCAACAGCGGCTCCGGCGTGAAGGCCGGGTCTTCGTCGGTCGCCGAGGCGAACGCCAGGTGGAGCTCGCCCAGACGCGAGCCCAGGTCGCGCATCTCCGACTGGAAGCGCGGACCCACGGCGCGCTCCTGGCGCAGCCGGTCCAGCGTGTACTTCCAGCCGTCCGTCGCGTCCGGCACGAAGCGGTGGGCCACCGCGAGCGTCGCGCCCGCCGCCCCTTCCAGATGCAGCGCGCCCAACAGCGTAGGCGTGGCTCGGAACGACGTCTTGGTCGCGAGGAAGCGGCCCACCTCATGCTCCGGGTTCACGCCGGCTTCCAGCTTGCGGATGATCTTCAGGATGACCTGCTCACCCAGCACCACCGAGGTGTTGCTCTGTTCCACCTGCAGCCGCCGCACCTCCGGTGACGCGGGGAGCGCGAGCAAGCCGTCCTGCCCGCCAATCCATTCGCCTTGCACGCGGCCGGACGCGGACGCCACCTGGCCTCCGGTTCGGATGAGGTCGAAGAGGCCGCGCAGGCATTCATCGCTCTCCAGCGCGTCTCGCACGCCTTCGGTGGAGGGATGGACGGGCAACAGGTAGCGCTCCGGGCTGCCCAGTTCGTAGATGACCTCCACCACGGCGAGGCTGAAGGAGCAGCCGCCCGATTCGACGGCGGCGTGGTCCATCACCGTGACGTGCTTGATGGGCCAGGCCTTGCCGCTGAACCAGCGCTGGTGCTTGAGGTACTCAGGGAGCTTGGTCAAGTCGAGGGTTGTCATTCGAGGCTCCTCATCTGCTGGGACCTGTCCAGCCGGAACCACAGGAACATGAAGGGGCCCATGGAGAGCTGATACGGAATCTCACTCACCCGCGGGAAGGGGGTTTCTCCAATCAGCTCCACCGGCACGGCGCCCTCCCACTCACGCATGTCGAGCACCGCGGGCTGGGCGAAGCGCGATAGGTTGCACACCACCAGAACCGTCTGGCCCTCCCATTCACGGATGAAGGCCAGCACCTTGCGATTGTCCGTCTGGAGGAAGCGCAGGTTCCCCAACGAGAAGACGGGGTAGCGCTGGCGGATGCGAATCATCCGCTTCACCCAGTGCAGGAGGCTGGACTTCACCCGCTCCTGGGCTTCCACGTTGATGGACTGATAACCGTACACCGGGTCGGCGATGACGGGCGCGTACAGGCGTGCGTAGTCCGCGCGGCTGAAGCCCGCGTTGCGGTCTCCCGTCCATTGCATGGGCGTGCGCACGCCGTTGCGGTCGCCGAGGTAGATGTTGTCGCCCATGCCAATCTCGTCGCCGTAATAGAGGACGGGCGTGCCGGGCAGGGTGAAGAGCAGGCTGTGCATCAGCTCGATGCGCCGGCGGCCGTTGTCCATCAGCGGCGCCAGCCGGCGGCGAATGCCCAGGTTGATGCGCATGCGCGGGTCGGTGGCGTATTCCCGGTACATGTAGTCCCGGTCCTCGTCCGTCACCATCTCCAGCGTCAGCTCGTCATGGTTGCGCAGGAAGATGGCCCACTGGCAGTTGTCCGGGATGTCCGGCGTCTGCTGCATGATTTCGACGATGGGCGTGCGGTCCTCGCGGCGCACCGCCATGTAGAGGCGGGGCATCACCGGAAAGTGGAAGCCCATGTGGAACTCGTCGCCGTCGCCGAAGTACACGCGCACGTCGGCGGGCCACTGGTTCGCCTCCGCCAGCAGCATCTTCCCCTTGTATTCGGAGTCG encodes the following:
- a CDS encoding MFS transporter; this translates as MTRAASRRQLLRSFSFASLASAVPLFRPGASLPGSTAPLLGAPPADGPGPMVRPHQGRLRRTLGVSVVEGMFSEVFTACAGATVLTAWAIALKLGPFLVGVMTALPFFAQFVQFPAAWLTGLFGHRRVALTAVCLSRVVMFPLAVLPWLGLPFESQQRLLLTVAGVSAALSVVGNNAWVAWMGELVPRAVRGRFFGRRTALTTLAGTLASLGAGLLMDRLRPADGVGVALPLLALGACVMGIVTTLFMASQHDPAPPGTTPPLELKGALVPFKDGNARRVLTYQVAWNAAVGVSAPFFALHSLQNLEMTFVIMALHAASVAGVRILAAPLWGRAIDRCGAQPVLMACSLGIAAIPALWLLPSAGTLWPLLFDVLLAGALWSGHGLAIFELPLTVAPRKNRPFYLAAFATAGGLAYTAAAALGGAIAAALPTQFTLGGHVWVNLHVLFVLSSVARLGAALLTARIPEPGAHPVRSVRALLSRLLPRPIPAHRAALDD
- a CDS encoding polyprenyl synthetase family protein, which encodes MDLARELTDFLGAVEQRLGSTLVDGDAGPDVKGDTLMEAARHLCLGSGSKRARPMLARLFGGAVGVPAERLVDVAVAAELIHSASLLHDDVVDAGMFRRGRPTVNARWGNIVAVMSGDLILSTGLYQLSQLDARLTRSALSVVSEMTRAAIAEVEARGDLDLPLNRLRFIAEGKTGSLFGWCGNAAATLAEHPEAVERFDGFGRHLGVAFQIADDIRDILGTDVGKPRYADVHSRTPSMPILLAVAKDESLRRKLKDAWAFSAITPDRTKEIGAAIEATGAVDASMARMNVEIEAALDKLGHFAKEPAGAELVSWARKLSAGIAEQVQGRAA
- a CDS encoding GbsR/MarR family transcriptional regulator → MKGYLWTGGPGSPASEAPPADGRLAPWEAIAVDAVGNVIEFWGFKRNQGRVWALLYLRGEPLTAGEIERELDLSKGGVSMLLRDLERWGVIQRVRLPQDTVWRYGAENDLVRMVTHVIEEREAGFVARIRADLAEARRLAETQSGLPPDRLQRLEKMATLAEHVERALRLFIKTSRLDVSGVLSVFRDEATGARRGSK
- a CDS encoding gamma-glutamylcyclotransferase — protein: MDSHYDQVMKARAGADPSATRLYFAYSTILDRAAFEEWRSQHSYDFFELPEGRLAEAVDVDLVYDFPSRWWGGRVAGLTDSAGQKVYGRLFEIRGQDWPIIQHKEGFVTSMCVERPVRVRVDGQELEATAFVTNPRRASADGPVSTRFVDALVRGAQAAGLPAAYVERLKRGE
- the glgB gene encoding 1,4-alpha-glucan branching protein GlgB, which gives rise to MRKPADKAQVDAELQRVVELRHPEPHSVLGIHPDGDGVVIRAFRPDAVAIHVLPESGGRVAMTHRLGGVYEARINGKDQTFNYLLEVEYPGKRVFTIRDPYSFLPTLGEMDLYYAGEGRHERLWERMGAHLLHHHGVRGTSFAVWAPTAAGVSVVGDFNGWDGRLHSMRRMGSSGIWELFVPEVGEGTRYKFEIRPGQGGPNVLKADPFAFRTEVPPATASVVHDLARYTWGDAAWLEQRAQRRDVHHQPWSVYEVHLGSWRRVVEDGDRPMTYRELAPALAEYIKFTGFTHVELLPVAEHPYGGSWGYQVGGYYAPTARFGHPDDLRFFIDHMHQEGIGVLVDWVPGHFPRDLHALGQFDGTALYEHADPRKGAQPDWGTLVFNFGRNEVRNFLIANALFWIEEYHIDGLRVDAVASMLYLDYSRKQGEWIPNRWGGRENEEAIHFLRELNETVHRKHPGVVVIAEESTAWPKVSAPVSEGGLGFDYKWNMGWMHDTLSYFSKDPIYRQYHHNQLTFGLLYAFSEQFMLPLSHDEVVHGKGSLYGRMPGDPWQKRANLRALFAWMWAHPGKKLVFMGGEFGQPAEWNHDKSLDWHLTHDPGHHGILQLVSDLNRIYRDMPALHDADGEPMGFQWLQPDSAAYNVFAFVRRARQPGRHVVCIANLSPTVRENYRVGFPFQGRYVELLNTDAEQYGGSNLGNMGQIHTEPTGWDGQPASATLTLPPLSVLWFTPG
- a CDS encoding phosphotransferase, which encodes MTTLDLTKLPEYLKHQRWFSGKAWPIKHVTVMDHAAVESGGCSFSLAVVEVIYELGSPERYLLPVHPSTEGVRDALESDECLRGLFDLIRTGGQVASASGRVQGEWIGGQDGLLALPASPEVRRLQVEQSNTSVVLGEQVILKIIRKLEAGVNPEHEVGRFLATKTSFRATPTLLGALHLEGAAGATLAVAHRFVPDATDGWKYTLDRLRQERAVGPRFQSEMRDLGSRLGELHLAFASATDEDPAFTPEPLLQEDLQRWSASIVGELGVTLADASRQNPELENRREDLIEHAKRLAQVPPSGQKIRIHGDLHLGQVLRANNQWLIFDFEGEPARSFTARREKYSALRDVAGMIRSFDYAEATVALEGGTPHERISTIRDAFVEGYRQVTRGAPFLPADDDSFDVMLRAFELEKLLYEVRYEMQNRPDWVRIPLQALLRMEASK
- the treS gene encoding maltose alpha-D-glucosyltransferase, whose translation is MDLDPLWYKKALIYELHLRAFHDSNGDGHGDIPGLIEKLPYLQDLGINCLWLLPHYPSPLRDDGYDIADFYGVHPDYGTLADFQRLVDEAHKRDIRVITELVVNHTSDQHPWFQEARSDPNSPKRNWYVWSDTDEQYKGARIIFLDTERSNWTWDPVAKQYFWHRFFSHQPDLNYDNPEVQEAMLDVMRFWLNMGVDGFRCDAVPYLFEREGTNCENLPETHAFLKRLRKTIDSEYKGKMLLAEANQWPADVRVYFGDGDEFHMGFHFPVMPRLYMAVRREDRTPIVEIMQQTPDIPDNCQWAIFLRNHDELTLEMVTDEDRDYMYREYATDPRMRINLGIRRRLAPLMDNGRRRIELMHSLLFTLPGTPVLYYGDEIGMGDNIYLGDRNGVRTPMQWTGDRNAGFSRADYARLYAPVIADPVYGYQSINVEAQERVKSSLLHWVKRMIRIRQRYPVFSLGNLRFLQTDNRKVLAFIREWEGQTVLVVCNLSRFAQPAVLDMREWEGAVPVELIGETPFPRVSEIPYQLSMGPFMFLWFRLDRSQQMRSLE